A single window of Nicotiana tomentosiformis chromosome 1, ASM39032v3, whole genome shotgun sequence DNA harbors:
- the LOC104107734 gene encoding sugar transporter ERD6-like 7, whose translation MKEDIEQSENRLHEEIRAPLITQTYKRVTEEQAENGCYEKKQNRCMVYLTTFVAVCGSFAFGSCAGYSSPTQSAIREDLNLSIAEFSLFGSILTFGAMIGAITSGPIADYIGRKGAMRMSSAFCVAGWLAIYFAQGALSLDIGRLATGYGMGVFSYVVPVFIAEIAPRDLRGALTTINQLMICCGVSVAFIIGTMLTWRALALTGLIPCAILLFGLFIIPESPRWLAKIGHQKEFELALRRLRGKDADISEEAAEIQDYIETLEKLPKVNLFDLFQRRYLSSLIVGVGLMVFQQFGGINGICFYTGSIFESSGFPSDVGTIIYAIIQVPITALGAVLIDRAGRKPLLLVSATGLVIGCILTGTSFYLKGHEIAVKEAPILAVTGILVYIGSFSIGMGAVPWVVMSEIYPINIKGAAGSLATLVNWFGAWACSYTFNFLMTWNSFGTFILYAAVNALSILFVIKIVPETKGRTLEQIQASINAS comes from the exons atgaagGAAGATATAGAGCAGAGTGAGAACAGGTTACACGAAGAGATAAGAGCTCCTCTGATCACTCAAACATATAAAAGGGTAACAGAAGAACAGGCAGAGAATGGCTGCTATGAGAAGAAGCAAAACAGGTGCATGGTTTACCTCACCACATTTGTGGCTGTGTGTGGTTCCTTTGCATTTGGATCTTGT GCTGGCTATTCATCACCAACACAATCAGCCATCAGAGAAGATCTCAATTTATCTATAGCAGAG TTCTCGCTCTTTGGCTCAATATTGACATTTGGTGCGATGATTGGAGCAATCACAAGCGGTCCCATTGCTGATTATATTGGCCGTAAAGGG GCAATGAGAATGTCAAGTGCTTTCTGTGTTGCTGGGTGGTTGGCCATTTACTTTGCTCAG GGAGCTCTTTCTCTGGACATTGGAAGATTGGCAACAGGATATGGAATGGGAGTTTTTTCTTACGTG GTGCCTGTATTTATAGCTGAAATTGCACCTAGAGATTTACGAGGAGCTTTGACAACCATAAACCAG TTGATGATATGTTGTGGAGTCTCAGTTGCCTTCATTATAGGAACTATGCTGACATGGAGAGCTTTGGCATTAACAG GATTAATTCCATGTGCTATTCTCCTTTTCGGTCTATTTATTATTCCAGAGTCTCCTAGGTGGTTG GCAAAAATAGGACATCAAAAGGAGTTTGAACTTGCACTCCGTAGACTTAGAGGCAAAGATGCTGACATATCTGAGGAGGCAGCTGAAATCCAG GATTATATAGAAACCCTTGAAAAGCTTCCCAAAGTCAACTTGTTTGATTTGTTTCAAAGAAGATACTTGAGCTCACTCATA GTAGGAGTTGGACTTATGGTGTTTCAACAGTTCGGTGGAATCAATGGAATCTGTTTCTACACCGGTAGCATATTTGAGTCCTCAG GGTTCCCCTCTGATGTCGGAACTATAATCTATGCAATTATACAG GTTCCCATCACCGCATTGGGTGCAGTCTTAATTGACAGAGCTGGAAGAAAGCCTCTTTTATTG GTTTCTGCAACAGGACTTGTCATAGGCTGTATACTAACAGGAACCTCATTCTATCTGAAG GGACATGAAATTGCAGTAAAGGAAGCACCAATACTTGCCGTAACAGGCATACTG GTCTATATCGGGTCCTTTTCAATAGGAATGGGAGCAGTTCCCTGGGTTGTAATGTCGGAG ATATATCCTATAAATATTAAAGGGGCTGCGGGGAGCCTTGCAACACTAGTGAATTGGTTTGGGGCATGGGCATGCTCTTACACTTTCAACTTCCTCATGACCTGGAACTCTTTTG GTACTTTCATTCTTTATGCTGCAGTCAATGCACTCTCAATTTTGTTTGTGATCAAGATAGTACCTGAAACCAAAGGAAGAACTTTGGAACAAATCCAGGCTTCTATTAATGCATCATAA